The DNA region TATTGCAGATTATAAAAATAAAAAAAATAGAGAATAATATTTCTTCTTTAATAATTTAATGTTGAAATATTTTCTTTTCAACATTAAATTTTGATTAAATATTTTTCAAACAGTGTAATTTAGGTGATTTATGGATTATTTTACATTATTTATGTTGCCCAAAAAATTTAGAATAAATAAAGAATTATTAAATAATAATTTTTATAAATTACAATTACAATTTCATCCTGATTTATTTATAAACGATTGTGAATCTAAAAAAAAATGGATTCTAGAAAAATCTATCAATATCAATAAGGGATATAAAACTTTAAAAAGTTCATTGAATCGATCTATATACTTATTGTTATTACATGGTATTGAAATAAATCAAAAAAAACTATTATCTGACAATCAATTTTCTTTAAAAAAATATTTTTTTTTATATGAAGAATTAGAAAGTTTAAAAATAAATAATAATTACAATATAATTCATCTTAACGATTTTTCTAAGAAAATAGAAAATGAAATAGAAAATTGCAAAAATATAATTGATTGTGAATTTAATAATAAAAATTGGAATCAAATTATTAATACAATATCTCAACTGTTGTTTTTAAAAAAAATTAAAAAAAACTTAAAAACATAACAATTTTTTACTTAAATTAAATAAATTAGGATGTTTTTAATATGATTTTTTTAAAAGAAAAATTTAATAAAAAATTAGTTTTAGGTATAGATTTTGGTACTACTTATTCTCTTGTATCTACGATAAAAGAAAATCGCGCTATACTATTACATGATGATAAAAAACGTTATTTATTACCATCTATTGTACATTATACAAAAAATAATGTTTTAGTTGGTTGGGAAGCTGAAAATAAAATACTGCAAGATCCAACTAATACAATTTGTTCAGTAAAACGTTTAATTGGTCGTTCTATTGATTTTATTAAAAAAGAATTTCCAATTTTGCCTTATATTATTGAATCAAGTAAAACTCAAGATATTTTGTTTTATACTAAATCAGGAAAAATTTCTTCTATTGAAGTTGTTAGTGAAATATTAAAAAATTTAAAAAAAAGAGCTTATTTTTTATATAATATTAATATGGATGCAACAGTTATAACTGTACCAGCATATTTTAATAATATTCAACGATCTTTAATAAAAAAAGCTTCTATTATTTCAGGAATTAATTTAATTAGATTATTGAATGAACCTACATCTGCTGCTATAGCATATGGTTTAGAGATAAATAAACAGGGTATTATTGTTGTATATGATCTTGGAGGTGGTACTTTTGATGTTTCTATATTAAAATTAAATAAAGGATTATTTGAAGTATTAGCTACAAGTGGTGATTCTAATTTAGGTGGTGATGATTTTGATGTTCTTTTAGCAAATTATATTTATAAAAAAGCAAACTTATCATATCATAAATACAATGATTCCTTTCAATCGTTATTATTATCAGTCGCAAAAGAAACAAAAATAAAATTAACCTATTATGAAATAGTAGAAGTTAATATTTTGAATTGGAAAGGAGTTATTACTCGAAATGAATTTAATAAAATTATTACACATTTAGTTAAAAAAACTTTATTAATTTGTATGAAAATTTTACAGGAGATAGATTTAAAAATAGAAAATATTAAAGAAATTATTATGGTAGGTGGATCAACTCGAGTACCATTGGTATATCAAGAAGTGAAAAATTTTTTTTCAATTAATCCTTTGATTTCAATTAATCCAGATCAAGTAGTTGCAATTGGAGCTGCATTACAATGTAATATGCTTATTCAAAATACTATTAAAAATAGAACAATATTACTCGATGTCATACCACTTTCATTAGGAATTGAAGTAATGGGTGGTTTTGTTGAAAAAATTATTCCGCGTAATAGTCATATACCTATTTCAAAAACAAAAGAATTTACAACTTCAAGAGATAATCAAACAGGTATTGTTATCCATGTACTACAAGGTGAAAGAGAACTTGTAAAACATTGTATTTCACTTTCTCGTTTTGTTTTAAAAGACATTCCGCCTAAAAAAGCAGGGATAGTTCGGATTTTAGTTACATTTCAAATTGATACTGATGGCTTAATTAGTGTTAAAGCATTTGAAAAGAATAGTAATAAAGAAAAAATCATTCAAATTGATAATTCTTTGTTAGAATATCAAAATATTTCTAAACTTGTGAATGATAATAATAATGATGTTAAAAATGATTATTATTTTAGAGTTAAGGAAGAAAAAAAAATTGAATCTAAAAATATTTTAAATTTATTAAATAATGCTTTAAAACAAGATTCACATTTAGTTAGTATAAAAGAATTAAAGAAAATTAGATTAAATCAAATAGAATTAGAAAAATCAATTAACGAAGATGATTTTTATTCTATTAAATTAAATTTAAAAAAATTAGATGAAGTAACTAAAAATTTTTTTTCATTGCGTTTAAAAAATTCAATTAAAAATTCTTTAAATTATAA from Buchnera aphidicola (Aphis helianthi) includes:
- the hscB gene encoding Fe-S protein assembly co-chaperone HscB → MDYFTLFMLPKKFRINKELLNNNFYKLQLQFHPDLFINDCESKKKWILEKSININKGYKTLKSSLNRSIYLLLLHGIEINQKKLLSDNQFSLKKYFFLYEELESLKINNNYNIIHLNDFSKKIENEIENCKNIIDCEFNNKNWNQIINTISQLLFLKKIKKNLKT
- the hscA gene encoding Fe-S protein assembly chaperone HscA; protein product: MIFLKEKFNKKLVLGIDFGTTYSLVSTIKENRAILLHDDKKRYLLPSIVHYTKNNVLVGWEAENKILQDPTNTICSVKRLIGRSIDFIKKEFPILPYIIESSKTQDILFYTKSGKISSIEVVSEILKNLKKRAYFLYNINMDATVITVPAYFNNIQRSLIKKASIISGINLIRLLNEPTSAAIAYGLEINKQGIIVVYDLGGGTFDVSILKLNKGLFEVLATSGDSNLGGDDFDVLLANYIYKKANLSYHKYNDSFQSLLLSVAKETKIKLTYYEIVEVNILNWKGVITRNEFNKIITHLVKKTLLICMKILQEIDLKIENIKEIIMVGGSTRVPLVYQEVKNFFSINPLISINPDQVVAIGAALQCNMLIQNTIKNRTILLDVIPLSLGIEVMGGFVEKIIPRNSHIPISKTKEFTTSRDNQTGIVIHVLQGERELVKHCISLSRFVLKDIPPKKAGIVRILVTFQIDTDGLISVKAFEKNSNKEKIIQIDNSLLEYQNISKLVNDNNNDVKNDYYFRVKEEKKIESKNILNLLNNALKQDSHLVSIKELKKIRLNQIELEKSINEDDFYSIKLNLKKLDEVTKNFFSLRLKNSIKNSLNYKIDEIK